The following coding sequences are from one Bacillus sp. PK3_68 window:
- a CDS encoding amino acid permease, translated as MGAQENNISNHYPPEQQGEQNLKKGLKARHLTMISIGGAIGTGLFLSSGAAISTAGPGGALLAYILVGAMIYFVMTSLGELAAFMPTSGAFSTYGTRFVDPAFGFAIGWTYWFNWAMTIAAELSASTMIMKFWFPDSPSLLWSGSFLALIFLLNYLSVKGYGEGEYWLSLIKVSAIVIFIVVGVLMIFGIMGGETIGFKNFTVEDAPFSGGLLGVFIVFIAAGFSFQGTEIVGVAAGESEDPAKNVPKAIKSVFWRILLFYIFAIFVIGLIIPYTNPNLQNESVMVSPFTMVFEKAGLAFAASLMNAVILAAVLSAGNSSLYASTRMLYSMAKEGQAPQIFAKLNNRGVPVAGMILTCAVGMLAFLASFFGDGIVYIWLMNAIGITGFIFWLGISISHYRFRKAYIAQGYSLDDLPYRAKWYPIGPIFAIACGLIVIIAQNFQAFMADKIDWGSVVAAYLGIPFFLCLWFGYKFIKKTKFVKLEEVKIESNYEKKHD; from the coding sequence ATGGGAGCACAAGAAAACAATATCTCCAATCATTATCCTCCTGAACAACAAGGAGAACAAAATTTAAAAAAAGGCTTGAAAGCTAGGCACTTAACAATGATTTCGATTGGAGGAGCAATTGGAACAGGATTGTTCCTTAGCAGTGGGGCAGCGATTAGTACAGCTGGTCCAGGTGGTGCGTTGCTTGCTTATATTTTAGTTGGTGCTATGATCTACTTTGTGATGACAAGTTTAGGAGAACTAGCGGCCTTTATGCCAACAAGTGGTGCGTTTAGTACCTATGGCACAAGGTTTGTTGACCCAGCTTTCGGATTTGCAATCGGTTGGACATACTGGTTTAACTGGGCGATGACGATTGCTGCTGAGTTATCTGCTTCTACGATGATTATGAAATTTTGGTTTCCGGACAGCCCATCATTGCTATGGAGCGGATCATTTTTAGCTCTTATTTTTCTATTAAACTATTTATCTGTTAAAGGGTATGGAGAAGGAGAATACTGGCTTTCCTTGATTAAAGTAAGTGCGATTGTTATTTTTATTGTTGTCGGTGTACTGATGATTTTCGGGATTATGGGAGGAGAAACAATAGGGTTCAAAAACTTTACTGTCGAGGATGCACCTTTCTCAGGTGGTCTTTTAGGGGTTTTTATTGTCTTTATTGCAGCAGGGTTTTCATTCCAAGGTACGGAAATTGTTGGTGTAGCTGCTGGTGAAAGTGAAGACCCAGCAAAAAATGTACCAAAAGCAATCAAAAGTGTATTCTGGAGAATCCTTCTTTTCTACATATTTGCGATTTTTGTTATCGGACTTATTATTCCATATACAAATCCAAATTTACAAAATGAAAGCGTTATGGTCAGCCCGTTTACTATGGTATTTGAAAAAGCTGGACTTGCCTTTGCCGCTTCATTGATGAATGCCGTTATTTTAGCAGCAGTGTTATCTGCAGGAAATTCAAGTCTGTATGCATCAACACGTATGTTATACTCTATGGCTAAAGAAGGGCAAGCTCCACAAATTTTTGCCAAGCTGAACAACCGCGGTGTGCCTGTTGCAGGGATGATTTTAACATGTGCGGTCGGAATGCTTGCCTTTTTAGCTTCTTTCTTCGGGGACGGGATCGTCTATATTTGGTTAATGAATGCAATTGGGATTACAGGATTTATCTTCTGGCTTGGTATTTCGATCAGCCACTATCGTTTTCGTAAAGCTTATATTGCCCAAGGTTATTCATTGGATGATTTGCCGTATCGAGCAAAATGGTATCCGATTGGACCGATTTTTGCGATTGCATGCGGGTTAATTGTGATTATCGCACAAAACTTCCAAGCTTTTATGGCGGATAAAATAGATTGGGGCAGTGTCGTGGCTGCTTACTTAGGTATCCCATTTTTCCTCTGCTTATGGTTTGGCTATAAATTCATTAAGAAAACAAAATTCGTTAAACTTGAAGAGGTTAAGATTGAATCTAATTATGAGAAAAAACATGATTAG
- a CDS encoding helix-turn-helix domain-containing protein, whose translation MSRGWTAEDVTELKEHIGTYTLATIAKNMDRSVTALEVKMKRLGISSTKLQTGFITTGELARILHVNRRTVKCWIKNHQLSHIKKVTRSIRTFYFIDPVAFWEWAEQNKDKVQFSNIAPHALPSEPEWVGKERMKEHTYKLTKKRSYQIWTTTEDEQLLEMRKKGMTYKDIGQILNRSSVSVARRYERIRTDD comes from the coding sequence TTGAGTAGAGGGTGGACTGCCGAAGACGTTACAGAGTTAAAAGAACATATCGGCACTTATACATTAGCCACAATTGCTAAAAATATGGACCGTTCTGTTACAGCTCTTGAAGTAAAAATGAAAAGACTTGGTATATCTTCAACCAAATTACAGACAGGATTTATCACAACGGGAGAGTTGGCCAGAATCTTACATGTAAACCGGCGCACCGTGAAATGTTGGATAAAGAACCATCAGCTGTCGCATATCAAAAAAGTAACAAGATCAATTAGAACTTTTTATTTTATCGACCCTGTAGCGTTTTGGGAGTGGGCCGAACAAAATAAAGACAAAGTGCAGTTCAGTAATATAGCTCCTCATGCTTTACCTTCTGAACCAGAGTGGGTGGGGAAAGAGCGAATGAAAGAACATACATATAAACTTACTAAAAAACGCTCGTATCAAATATGGACGACTACAGAAGATGAACAGCTCTTGGAAATGCGCAAAAAAGGAATGACCTATAAAGATATTGGCCAGATATTGAACCGAAGTTCAGTCAGTGTTGCACGCAGGTATGAGAGAATCCGCACAGATGACTGA
- a CDS encoding SRPBCC domain-containing protein, translating into MRRKTKIYKDKVNRELTVERTVAIPLELAWEGWTKPEHISRWWGPKNWTSTVYEMDVRPNGVWRYSLRPNNGNGEEVYCRAVYQEVLEPTRLVYIDSFTDENWSMVEKSDMYTTVTFDEIKEGCKLKIITRFRSIEDLYNAEEMGMIKGFSDAFERLEEHLKSKYGGKL; encoded by the coding sequence ATGAGAAGGAAAACAAAAATCTACAAAGATAAGGTCAACAGAGAACTTACAGTTGAACGTACCGTAGCTATCCCTCTCGAGCTTGCGTGGGAAGGGTGGACTAAACCGGAACATATCTCTCGTTGGTGGGGACCTAAAAACTGGACCTCAACCGTATACGAGATGGATGTTAGACCTAATGGTGTCTGGCGCTATAGTCTAAGGCCTAATAATGGGAATGGAGAAGAGGTATATTGTAGAGCTGTATATCAAGAGGTGCTGGAACCAACTAGATTAGTCTACATCGACTCATTTACTGACGAAAATTGGAGTATGGTAGAAAAAAGTGATATGTATACGACTGTAACTTTTGATGAGATAAAGGAAGGCTGTAAACTTAAAATTATTACTCGTTTCAGAAGTATAGAAGACCTTTATAACGCTGAAGAAATGGGAATGATTAAAGGCTTTTCTGATGCCTTTGAACGTCTTGAAGAACATTTGAAATCCAAATACGGAGGGAAATTATGA
- a CDS encoding ABC transporter ATP-binding protein, giving the protein MTDELLSIKDLEVWYETGKPIIRNLNLTINKNQVVGLIGRNGAGKTTLIKMIASILGTYHLKSFLWLREKADVQSKKFKLNRSIVFDEDHSFEYFTFREYFDYVFDSYQKPVPDVTELVRGFGFTNHQDTLIKDLSTGNRKKAFLITGFALRLPLLVLDEPVNGLDFDSTEFLYQLIKDYQKYGSILFSSHVMESITMTANQVLVLENGKISQTFEGAEVNSDLIREALQIDENY; this is encoded by the coding sequence ATGACAGATGAACTGCTCTCCATCAAAGATTTAGAGGTTTGGTATGAAACCGGTAAACCCATCATCAGAAATTTGAATTTGACAATAAATAAAAATCAAGTCGTTGGTTTGATTGGGCGAAATGGTGCTGGGAAAACAACTTTGATCAAAATGATTGCCTCCATTCTCGGCACTTATCATTTGAAAAGTTTTCTGTGGCTCAGGGAAAAAGCAGATGTTCAATCAAAGAAATTCAAATTGAATCGTTCAATTGTTTTTGATGAGGACCACTCTTTTGAGTATTTTACCTTTCGAGAATATTTTGATTATGTATTTGACTCCTATCAAAAGCCTGTACCTGATGTAACAGAATTAGTAAGAGGATTCGGCTTCACTAACCACCAAGATACTTTGATAAAAGATCTTTCTACCGGGAATCGTAAAAAAGCTTTTCTGATTACAGGATTCGCTTTGAGACTCCCATTACTAGTTTTAGATGAACCAGTGAATGGTCTGGACTTTGATAGTACAGAATTTTTGTATCAACTCATTAAGGATTATCAAAAATACGGTTCAATTTTATTTTCTTCGCACGTCATGGAGAGTATCACAATGACCGCCAATCAAGTTTTGGTCTTAGAAAACGGGAAAATCAGTCAAACGTTTGAAGGCGCTGAGGTGAATAGCGATTTGATACGAGAGGCGTTGCAGATTGATGAAAACTATTAA
- a CDS encoding helix-turn-helix domain-containing protein yields the protein MTEEKKYYTTEEAAKMLNKSKATIYNYIQKGLLVPLPDHKWRMLNTRVFPKEQVEELARKQEKKLGLTTTEAAKFLGVSRSTLHKLVKEGTIPAVQGTYRGRQIFYINQIDLEQFAGENAAYLQSERLKRRHYYDKERNIAFFQKFSTKAGREARLVFDTGGRWAFLFPDTHEVKSYEEGIFKEELAPSYELNYGKQNTSPGFLKMILPAKHPLTMEFFDMVYQQYEISNLLLHFDPADYDTLNDVEIHLKKTVLKEVPEHLFRFLDRYVTKGSLLYDKEGYLFIETDIETLTISLPKNLKEKIKKEGEKEGISMQEVVLRILAERNWEE from the coding sequence ATGACAGAAGAAAAAAAGTATTATACGACCGAGGAAGCAGCAAAGATGCTCAACAAGTCGAAAGCTACCATCTATAACTATATCCAGAAAGGCCTATTAGTCCCGCTTCCAGACCATAAATGGAGAATGCTGAACACACGAGTATTCCCAAAAGAGCAAGTAGAGGAACTGGCAAGAAAACAGGAGAAAAAATTAGGTCTCACCACAACAGAGGCTGCGAAATTCCTGGGCGTTTCACGCTCTACGCTGCATAAGCTCGTGAAGGAGGGAACCATTCCAGCTGTACAAGGAACATACCGTGGCCGGCAGATTTTTTATATTAACCAGATAGATCTCGAGCAGTTCGCAGGCGAAAATGCTGCTTATCTTCAATCCGAGCGTTTAAAAAGACGGCACTATTATGATAAGGAGAGAAACATCGCTTTCTTCCAGAAGTTCTCGACGAAAGCGGGAAGAGAAGCCCGGCTGGTATTCGATACAGGCGGCAGATGGGCATTTTTATTTCCAGACACTCATGAGGTCAAATCTTACGAGGAAGGAATTTTTAAAGAAGAGCTGGCACCTTCCTATGAACTGAATTACGGAAAACAGAACACGAGCCCGGGATTTTTAAAAATGATTTTGCCCGCTAAGCATCCGTTAACCATGGAGTTTTTTGATATGGTCTACCAACAGTATGAAATTTCGAATCTGCTGCTTCATTTTGACCCAGCTGATTACGATACATTGAATGATGTGGAAATCCATTTAAAGAAGACCGTTCTGAAAGAAGTGCCCGAGCACCTTTTCCGTTTCCTAGACAGGTATGTCACAAAAGGTTCTCTTCTCTACGATAAGGAGGGTTACCTTTTTATTGAGACGGATATAGAGACACTCACGATTTCGCTCCCGAAAAATTTGAAAGAAAAGATCAAAAAGGAAGGAGAAAAAGAAGGAATCAGCATGCAGGAGGTTGTATTGCGAATCCTTGCAGAAAGGAATTGGGAAGAGTAA
- a CDS encoding helix-turn-helix transcriptional regulator → MTAFTTQIKKYRLLKDLTQEELAQRVGVRRETIMRLENAKYNPSLELAVRIARELDASIDDLFHFDFEK, encoded by the coding sequence ATGACAGCTTTTACAACACAGATAAAAAAATATCGTCTTTTAAAAGATTTAACCCAAGAAGAACTTGCGCAGCGTGTGGGTGTCCGTAGAGAAACAATTATGCGTTTGGAGAATGCAAAATATAATCCCTCCTTGGAGTTAGCCGTTCGAATCGCAAGAGAATTGGACGCTTCAATTGACGACTTGTTCCATTTTGACTTTGAAAAATAA
- a CDS encoding metalloregulator ArsR/SmtB family transcription factor, which yields MNTTTMQLTLQIISEPNRFNIVELLKKSPHSVSEIVQALNIGQPQVSRHLRILGEAGLVRSRTKGQLRIYSLEAQPFQDLDAWFDSFSILWEQRLDNFEDYMLDIKRKEDKSP from the coding sequence ATGAATACAACAACGATGCAATTAACATTACAGATAATATCAGAGCCGAATCGATTTAACATTGTAGAACTTTTGAAAAAAAGTCCGCACTCTGTAAGTGAAATAGTTCAGGCTCTAAATATTGGCCAACCTCAGGTATCTCGCCATTTACGTATCTTAGGGGAGGCTGGATTGGTACGTTCTCGAACGAAGGGACAGTTGCGAATATATAGCCTTGAAGCACAACCATTTCAGGATTTAGATGCTTGGTTCGATTCATTTAGTATCTTATGGGAACAGCGTCTAGATAACTTTGAGGACTATATGCTCGACATTAAAAGAAAGGAGGATAAATCGCCTTAA
- a CDS encoding methyl-accepting chemotaxis protein — protein sequence MKRIFLYFNNMQKKLMLSFALILIIPALIIGALSYSTAKEAIKDEMMNGFSQSVELLNSSITEAIQSKVHDIQTFSELANASLYKGESSPELRRLLTQYTKLHPETLSIYVGTDTGLYIQEPVINDTSTYDPRQREWYKEAKEQQGKAVISKPYPDAGTGDMIVTVSQTTKDGSGVVAVDINIKFLQNLVQKVKLGNNGYAYLMDKDQLVLSHPVLNPGEEATEDFLKTVYSKESGQFKYEFQGKEKLMNFTTNELTGWKLGGSVEQSVIDESAMPVFYKTLIVIVLAMLIGAVVVFLIIRSLTKPLSKLKEQALTVSQGDLTTRVDIQSNDEIGQLAQAFNAMQEKLRELVQKIEYNAEQVAASSEQLTASSEQTSAASQQVAASVQEVAGSAEKQTAQIDQSVEAIDKISLGVGEIADRSEKVLGLATHTTQQAEDGERAVTDTVKQMYSIQQSVAESNRTIQSLHERSKEVSSILDVITGIADQTNLLALNAAIEAARAGEQGKGFAVVADEVRKLAEQSQQSASEILDILKGVQKDTEKSVKVMEEVANNVQTGVEISDEAITKFKQILQSTREITPEMREMFSVSQQIKAAVQDITTVAQDLATIASENAATSEEVAASTEEELASMEEISSSAKALSSMAEELQKVISQFKV from the coding sequence ATGAAACGAATTTTTTTATACTTTAACAACATGCAAAAAAAGTTAATGCTCTCATTTGCTTTGATATTAATTATTCCAGCCTTAATCATTGGAGCTCTCTCTTACTCCACAGCCAAAGAAGCCATTAAAGATGAAATGATGAACGGTTTCTCTCAAAGTGTGGAACTTTTAAACTCGTCTATTACCGAAGCCATTCAATCAAAAGTACACGACATACAGACATTTTCCGAGCTTGCAAATGCCTCTTTATACAAAGGGGAAAGTAGCCCTGAGCTTCGCCGGCTGTTAACGCAGTATACTAAACTGCACCCTGAAACCTTAAGTATTTATGTTGGAACAGACACAGGCTTATATATTCAAGAACCGGTTATTAATGATACCTCTACCTATGATCCAAGACAACGAGAGTGGTATAAAGAAGCAAAAGAGCAACAGGGAAAGGCAGTCATATCTAAACCTTATCCAGATGCTGGAACAGGTGATATGATCGTTACCGTCTCCCAAACAACAAAAGATGGATCAGGTGTTGTAGCAGTCGATATTAATATAAAGTTCCTTCAGAATTTAGTTCAAAAAGTAAAATTAGGCAATAACGGATATGCTTACCTTATGGATAAAGATCAGCTAGTTCTGTCTCACCCCGTACTCAATCCTGGGGAAGAGGCTACTGAGGATTTTTTAAAAACCGTTTATAGCAAAGAAAGCGGTCAGTTTAAGTACGAGTTTCAAGGCAAGGAAAAATTAATGAACTTTACGACAAATGAATTAACCGGATGGAAGTTAGGGGGAAGTGTGGAGCAGTCTGTCATTGATGAGTCAGCCATGCCAGTCTTTTATAAAACACTGATTGTGATTGTTCTTGCCATGCTTATAGGAGCAGTGGTAGTGTTCTTGATTATACGCTCCCTGACAAAACCGTTGTCTAAATTAAAAGAGCAAGCCCTCACTGTCAGCCAGGGAGACTTAACTACTCGCGTCGATATTCAATCCAATGATGAGATTGGCCAATTAGCTCAAGCATTCAATGCCATGCAAGAGAAGCTAAGAGAGCTGGTTCAAAAAATAGAGTATAATGCGGAGCAAGTTGCTGCTTCCTCTGAGCAGTTGACAGCCAGTTCTGAACAGACAAGTGCGGCTTCACAGCAGGTGGCTGCATCTGTTCAAGAAGTAGCAGGCAGCGCAGAGAAGCAAACGGCTCAAATTGATCAGAGTGTGGAAGCCATCGATAAGATTTCATTAGGAGTGGGAGAAATTGCCGATCGATCCGAAAAAGTATTAGGACTCGCCACTCATACTACCCAGCAAGCGGAAGATGGCGAAAGAGCCGTCACTGATACGGTCAAGCAGATGTATTCCATTCAGCAGTCTGTCGCAGAATCCAATAGAACTATCCAGTCTTTGCATGAACGTTCTAAAGAAGTTAGCTCCATTTTAGATGTAATTACAGGTATTGCTGATCAAACAAATCTTCTAGCTTTAAATGCAGCCATTGAAGCTGCCCGAGCTGGCGAGCAAGGCAAAGGATTCGCTGTTGTAGCAGATGAGGTGCGGAAGCTGGCAGAGCAATCGCAACAGTCAGCGAGTGAAATTTTAGATATTCTTAAAGGTGTTCAAAAAGATACTGAGAAATCCGTTAAGGTAATGGAAGAGGTCGCAAATAATGTACAGACCGGTGTGGAGATATCAGACGAAGCCATTACGAAGTTTAAGCAGATTCTACAAAGCACAAGAGAGATTACACCAGAAATGAGAGAAATGTTTTCCGTTTCACAACAAATCAAAGCCGCTGTTCAGGATATAACAACTGTGGCTCAAGATCTGGCAACGATCGCCAGCGAGAACGCGGCCACATCCGAAGAGGTAGCCGCCTCAACAGAGGAAGAGTTAGCATCGATGGAAGAGATCTCTTCATCCGCTAAAGCACTCTCTTCCATGGCAGAAGAATTACAGAAAGTGATATCCCAATTTAAAGTTTAA
- a CDS encoding CoA transferase — translation MLQPLHDIRVLDLSRVYAGPVGAMTLGDMGADVIRVEPPGGSDSLREWGPFKNGESTYYLSANRNKRSITLNLKTEEGKKLFLNLLEKSDVVIENFKSGTMEKLGLNYEVLKERNKGIIVCSVTGFGQNGPLGLLPGFDPVIQAMSGLMDVTGDPNGEATKVGIPIADIITSVYVALGIVAAIRQRDLTGEGQYIDMSLLDVQVSSMANVATAYLNTGMISVRKGNQHNNVAPYQLFQTADFPIMICAGNDHLFRKLSHALEHPEWGSDERFLTNNDRKQHEDELVQLIEEALATRISSEWVEIISKAKVPVGRVNNIQQALEQDQVIARGGIETVPHATGEVKLLASPLRHSGLNIQTKLGPPTLGQHNREVFEELLRIGKEELSVLSKNNVI, via the coding sequence TTGTTACAACCCCTGCATGATATACGTGTGCTTGATTTATCTAGAGTTTATGCGGGCCCAGTTGGAGCGATGACACTTGGAGACATGGGGGCAGACGTCATACGTGTGGAGCCGCCAGGCGGATCGGACAGTTTGAGAGAGTGGGGACCTTTTAAAAATGGAGAGAGTACTTACTACTTAAGTGCCAATCGTAATAAAAGGTCTATTACTCTTAATTTAAAAACTGAAGAAGGAAAGAAACTATTCCTAAATTTATTAGAAAAGTCAGACGTCGTCATTGAAAATTTTAAGTCTGGAACGATGGAAAAACTCGGGCTGAATTATGAAGTTTTAAAGGAAAGAAATAAGGGTATCATTGTTTGTTCGGTTACAGGATTTGGGCAGAATGGCCCTCTAGGTTTATTGCCCGGATTTGATCCAGTCATACAAGCGATGAGTGGGTTGATGGATGTCACGGGCGACCCAAATGGTGAAGCGACAAAAGTAGGGATTCCGATCGCGGATATTATTACTTCGGTTTATGTGGCATTAGGCATAGTAGCTGCAATAAGGCAAAGAGATCTAACGGGAGAAGGCCAATATATCGACATGTCTTTGCTGGATGTTCAAGTATCGAGTATGGCCAATGTGGCGACTGCTTATTTAAATACTGGAATGATTTCTGTGCGGAAAGGCAATCAGCATAATAATGTAGCACCCTATCAATTATTCCAAACAGCTGACTTTCCCATCATGATATGTGCAGGGAACGATCACTTATTTCGAAAGTTATCTCACGCCTTGGAGCATCCAGAGTGGGGCAGTGATGAACGCTTTTTAACAAATAATGATCGAAAACAACATGAAGATGAATTAGTTCAGCTTATTGAGGAAGCATTAGCGACTAGGATATCAAGTGAATGGGTTGAAATTATTTCAAAAGCTAAAGTTCCTGTTGGACGTGTTAATAATATTCAACAGGCATTGGAGCAAGATCAAGTAATCGCTAGAGGAGGAATTGAAACAGTTCCTCATGCTACGGGAGAGGTAAAGCTGCTGGCCAGTCCGCTACGGCATAGCGGGTTAAATATTCAAACAAAACTTGGCCCGCCGACGCTAGGTCAACACAATCGGGAGGTATTTGAAGAACTTCTTCGAATAGGGAAAGAAGAACTTTCAGTTTTGTCAAAAAACAATGTAATATGA
- a CDS encoding alpha/beta hydrolase, which produces MEREIEDIEALIVEAGGKSLLFGSSSGGVLALEAATKLGDKITNLFLYEPPFIIDNSRPRVPAEYVQNLNELIEEGRRSDAIEYFMSKALGIPAEYLDHMKADPSWKEMDNLAHTLAYDGMIMEETQSGKPLPTNRWDVNVPTTIIVGENSEPYFHEAAKSLAELLPLAKYKVLSGQDHSAVMMAPDVLANAVVEYNDQNTNEVST; this is translated from the coding sequence GTGGAACGAGAGATAGAAGACATTGAGGCTTTAATAGTTGAAGCGGGAGGTAAAAGCTTATTGTTTGGTAGTTCTTCTGGTGGAGTATTAGCACTTGAAGCTGCAACAAAACTAGGAGATAAAATCACAAATCTATTTTTGTATGAGCCACCTTTTATTATTGATAACAGTCGTCCACGTGTACCTGCAGAGTATGTTCAAAATCTGAATGAATTGATTGAGGAAGGCAGACGCAGTGATGCGATAGAATATTTCATGAGTAAAGCTCTCGGAATACCTGCGGAATATCTAGACCATATGAAAGCTGATCCCTCTTGGAAGGAAATGGATAATCTGGCTCATACCCTAGCCTATGACGGTATGATTATGGAAGAAACTCAATCAGGAAAACCTCTACCAACCAACCGATGGGATGTAAATGTTCCAACAACAATCATAGTTGGAGAAAATAGTGAACCGTACTTCCATGAAGCTGCCAAGTCACTTGCAGAACTGTTACCTCTAGCTAAATATAAAGTGCTTTCAGGGCAAGACCACTCGGCAGTTATGATGGCTCCAGATGTACTGGCGAATGCAGTAGTGGAATATAACGATCAAAATACAAATGAAGTATCGACATAA
- a CDS encoding DUF3796 domain-containing protein translates to MKRTLTNKSWLIGLLGFLGFLGTSGPPAMYLFFAFFGGLQYYWWYKLGTEEDERLIENRNIAGTKAFRIAFCFGFLSSLVLSFLSLDYALLYRAELIILALTFALGTNLWAYLTYKYDAGE, encoded by the coding sequence ATGAAGCGAACATTAACTAACAAGAGTTGGCTCATCGGGCTGTTAGGGTTTTTGGGATTTCTCGGGACCAGCGGACCCCCAGCCATGTATCTATTCTTTGCATTTTTTGGAGGATTACAATATTACTGGTGGTATAAATTAGGCACCGAGGAAGATGAACGTTTAATCGAAAATCGCAATATTGCGGGAACGAAGGCTTTTCGCATTGCTTTCTGTTTTGGATTTCTAAGCAGCTTGGTATTAAGTTTTCTCTCTCTTGATTATGCGCTTTTATATCGAGCTGAATTGATCATCTTAGCTTTGACTTTTGCTTTGGGAACGAATTTGTGGGCATATTTGACTTACAAATATGATGCAGGTGAGTAA
- a CDS encoding tyrosine-type recombinase/integrase has product MKPLSMPENKLTLFKNSEDMDYSLLLQIKEQSEKQGEAPFSQFDDRDMLAYFLYQQTNIDQKKNKSERTIKEYQRELTMMVEHMLRYADEMDLDIERIIEGSLFKSLSKRHLRRYQAWVVERSPHVVEKGPYSPATVARKTVIWKSFFSFLHRSGYIKEAVHEGLLSATVRKEDRPNRDLGPNEVVQLLDYFKRENHPVLFGLMHILVATGLRNEELCKLKVSDIKYDSLFGGYYLSVWGKGNKHRSIPLKPKVVESIRRYREARLLDTHFSENDNSPLFPTSTGKAFSPSYLAQYLGKAIERTDLPFLQNRSCRITAHTFRHSFAIISRRAGADIYKIMRSLGHEKIETTMIYLEKIFEREQHAVHDWKDGILGDYI; this is encoded by the coding sequence ATGAAACCATTATCTATGCCTGAAAATAAATTGACTCTTTTCAAGAACTCTGAAGATATGGACTACTCTTTATTGCTTCAGATAAAGGAACAGTCTGAAAAACAGGGAGAAGCGCCTTTTTCCCAATTTGATGATAGGGATATGCTGGCTTACTTCCTGTATCAGCAAACAAACATCGACCAAAAGAAAAACAAGTCTGAGAGAACGATCAAGGAGTATCAGCGGGAACTTACTATGATGGTCGAACACATGCTTCGGTATGCAGATGAAATGGATCTTGATATTGAAAGAATCATTGAAGGGTCCTTGTTCAAAAGTTTAAGCAAGCGGCATTTAAGGAGGTATCAAGCGTGGGTAGTGGAGCGGAGCCCTCATGTTGTAGAAAAGGGTCCTTATTCCCCAGCAACCGTTGCCCGGAAAACCGTGATTTGGAAAAGCTTCTTCTCTTTCCTTCACCGGTCGGGATATATTAAAGAAGCCGTCCATGAGGGATTGCTCAGCGCCACAGTCCGAAAAGAAGACCGACCTAATCGAGACTTAGGGCCAAACGAGGTCGTCCAGCTGCTGGATTATTTTAAACGTGAAAATCACCCGGTTCTTTTTGGCCTTATGCATATTCTGGTCGCAACAGGTTTACGAAATGAGGAGTTATGTAAACTAAAAGTTTCTGATATAAAATATGACAGCTTATTCGGTGGTTATTATCTATCCGTGTGGGGGAAAGGCAACAAACACCGTTCTATTCCCCTGAAACCAAAAGTGGTGGAAAGCATTCGTCGTTACAGAGAAGCTAGACTCTTGGATACTCATTTTTCAGAGAACGATAATTCGCCTCTCTTCCCCACCAGTACCGGAAAGGCTTTCTCTCCCTCTTATCTCGCTCAATATTTAGGAAAGGCGATTGAACGGACGGATCTGCCCTTCCTGCAGAATCGGAGCTGTAGGATCACCGCTCATACATTCCGGCACAGTTTTGCCATTATATCGAGAAGAGCCGGTGCAGATATTTATAAAATTATGCGAAGCCTGGGTCATGAAAAAATCGAAACGACCATGATCTATCTGGAGAAAATATTCGAACGTGAGCAGCATGCTGTTCATGACTGGAAAGATGGAATTTTAGGAGACTATATATAA